The Ciona intestinalis unplaced genomic scaffold, KH HT000068.2, whole genome shotgun sequence genome contains a region encoding:
- the LOC101242203 gene encoding sushi, von Willebrand factor type A, EGF and pentraxin domain-containing protein 1 isoform X8 — MWNPLAVVIVVCLLLLEVSAYPHCGVSHLSRRPCGRPAIDRFNCLQRGCCYDRNAVHINIRCYYKASTLSFGNQVIGPSTTPTSTPVTTQTTSAAPSASQLIMQSLALITSNGADYTTALALLAREILGTNVYSTIEFAQKYGDDYLLLQIISAAEGKSPPNQAKLLHHGGENGYPGSQVLSQCSPQNRNNTCGNPFYTTRSSCLRWNCCWDFASRSCYHSTNNIIYMRRRCPPGFTNPPKCIEINECLSNPCMNNGVCVDKINGYKCICPISPAGPNCEIYCATPQSPRNGAVTPVKQFYNANDIVRYSCNVGYDLFGRSENVCTRSGQWSTSTPHCLEACGKPTDIANGRYSPVLTPPYYKINQVVTYACDANYVLQGSPVIICQINGQFTQTRASCIPVVVKCSNPPALLNGQFISAIEYAVNAQVRYTCNTGYRLDNSDVITCQTSGQFTSLTAVCTKVCTTPPTLANGDFTVKNNANQYDINTVLTYTCNSGYRLDNSPTITCQASGQFTALTAVCTRVIKCTNPPALMNGLYSPQQNSYSVNDVITYTCNNGYKINNSPTITCQASGQFTALAATCTKVCSTPPTLANGDFTVKNNANQYDINTVLTYTCNSGYRLDNSPTATCQASGKFTALTAVCTKVCSTPPTLANGDFTVKNNANQYDINTVLTYTCNSGYRLDNSATVTCQASGQFTALTAVCTTVCLIPPPLPNGAYSPTRNPVIFNVNEIITYTCNANFKLKGSNTVRCETNGQYTTLAATCASDDKCGGPPLLTNGEYSPVKTPLEYNINENVVYTCNSGYRLDNSDTITCQAANQWSTLSAVCTKVCLTPPTLTHGSYTPVNNPLKYDINTVLTYTCGSGFLLENSDKITCTSTGQWSALAATCTRVCTAPPALANGDYSPKNNPVVYRIGDTVTYTCGSGYTLSSSATSTCQSTGQWVAPTATCVKVCLTPPSLTNGAYMPVTAEYAVHAVVTYTCNNGYKLENVNSISCPASGTWPALPTTCTRICSTPPTLANGDFTVKNNANQYDINTVLTYTCNGGYRLDNSPTITCQASGKFTALAATCTKVCSTPPTLANGDFTVKNNANQYDINTVLTYTCNSGYRLEKSPSITCQASGKFTSLGAVCTKVCTTPPTLANGDFTVKNNANQYDINTVLTYTCNSGYRLDNSPTATCQASGQFTKLTAVCTKVCSTPPTLTNGDFTVKNKANQYDINTVLTYTCNGGYRLDKSPTITCQASGKFTSLGAVCTRVCTTPPTLANGDFTVKNNANQYDINTVLTYTCNSGYRLEKSPTVTCQASGKFTSLAAVCTTVCSTPPTLANGRFTVKNNANQYDINTVLTYTCNSGYRLDNSATITCQASGQFTSLAATCTKVCTTPPTLANGDFTVKNNANQYDINTVLTYTCNSGYRLDNSATVTCQASGQFTALAATCTKVCTTPPTLANGDFTVKNNANQYDINTVLTYTCNSGYRLDNSATVTCQASGQFTSLAATCTKVCSTPPTLANGDFTVKNNANQYDINTVLTYTCNSGYRLDNSATVTCQASGQFSSLAATCTKVCSTPPTLANGDFTVKNNANQYDINTILTYTCNSGYRLDNSATVTCQASGQFTSLAATCTKVCLAPPVLSNGEFTPINNPAYYNINSQVTYTCNSGYRLDNSPTITCQASGQFTALAATCTKVCLAPPTLTNGQFSPVNTPAQYDINAVLTYTCNAGYKLENSPTITCQSTGQFTALSATCTRVCTTPPTLANGDFTVKANQYDINTVLTYTCNSGYRLDNSATATCQASGQFTTLTAVCTKVCSTPPALTNGDFTVKNNANQYDINTVLTYTCNSGYRLDNSATVTCQASGQFTTLTAVCTKVCSTPPTLANGDFTVKNNANQYDINTVLTYTCNSGYRLDNSATVTCQASGQFTSLAAVCTKVCSTPPTLANGDFTVKNNANQYDINTVLTYTCNSGYRLDNSATITCQASGQFTSLAATCTRVCSTPPTLANGDFTVKANQYDINTVLTYTCNSGYRLDNSATVTCQASGQFTSLAATCTKVCSTPPTLANGDFTVKNNANQYDINTVLTYTCNSGYRLDNSATVTCQASGQFTSLAATCTKVCTTPPTLANGDFTVKNNANQYDINTVLTYTCNSGYRLDNSATVTCQASGQFTSLAATCTRVCLTPPTLANGDFTVKNNANQYDINTVLTYTCNSGYRLDNSATVTCQASGQFTALTAVCTRVCSTPPTLANGDFTVKNNANQYDINTVLTYTCNSGYRLDNSATITCQASGQFTAFTAVCTKVCTTPPTLANGDFTVKNNANQYDINTVLTYTCNSGYRLDNSATVTCQASGQFTSLAAVCTLICGEPPIPANGVYAVVKTPPIFNIGDQISYSCNNGFILQGTRVNTCFEHWFV; from the exons ATGTGGAATCCATTGGcggttgttattgttgtgtgTTTATTACTATTAGAAGTTTCAGCTTACCCGCATTGTGGTGTCTCTCACTTATCACGAAGACCATGCGGTCGTCCAGCCATTGACCGGTTTAATTGCTTACAACG CGGTTGTTGCTACGACAGAAATGCGGTTCATATCAATATTCGGTGTTATTATAAAG CTTCAACGCTCTCTTTCGGCAACCAAGTGATCGGGCCTTCAACAACACCAACATCAACACCGGTTACAACCCAAACCACATCGGCGGCTCCATCCGCAAGCCAACTAATCATGCAATCCCTCGCCTTGATTACTTCTAACGGCGCTGATTACACGACGGCGCTCGCGTTACTGGCGAGAG AGATTCTTGGAACGAATGTTTACAGTACGATAGAGTTTGCTCAAAAGTATGGAGACGATTATCTACTCTTGCAAATAATCA GTGCAGCAGAAGGAAAATCTCCCCCCAACCAAGCCA AGTTATTGCACCACGGCGGCGAAAATGGATATCCAGGAAGTCAAGTTCTTTCCCAATGCAGTCCACAGAACCGGAATAATACTTGCGGTAATCCTTTCTACACAACCAG atcGAGTTGCCTGCGATGGAACTGTTGTTGGGACTTCGCTTCAAGAAGTTGCTACCATTCCACGAATAACA TTATTTACATGAGACGTCGATGTCCACCTGGTTTTACAAACCCACCAAAATGCATTG aaataaatgaatgtttgTCAAACCCATGTATGAACAACGGTGTGTGTGTGGACAAGATTAATGGATATAAATGTATCTGCCCAATCTCCCCTGCTGGTCCAAATTGTGAAATAt ATTGCGCTACACCCCAAAGTCCCAGAAATGGAGCTGTGACCCCAGTTAAGCAGTTTTACAACGCAAACGATATTGTAAGATATTCGTGTAATGTTGGATACGATTTATTTGGAAGATCAGAAAATGTTTGCACAAGAAGTGGGCAGTGGTCGACTTCAACACCCCACTGCTTGGAAG CTTGTGGCAAACCAACCGATATCGCAAATGGTCGATACTCTCCTGTATTAACCCCACCATACTACAAGATCAACCAAGTTGTAACATATGCTTGTGATGCAAACTATGTACTGCAAGGATCTCCTGTTATTATATGCCAGATAAATGGACAATTCACGCAAACACGAGCTTCTTGCATACCag ttgttGTAAAATGTAGCAACCCACCAGCATTGTTAAATGGACAGTTTATTTCTGCAATTGAATACGCTGTCAATGCACAAGTGAGGTATACTTGTAATACTGGTTATAGACTTGATAACAGCGATGTTATTACGTGTCAAACTAGTGGACAGTTCACTTCACTCACTGCTGTCTGTACTAAAg tttgtaCAACACCACCTACACTGGCCAATGGGGATTTTACTGTGAAGAATAATGCAAACCAATATGATATCAACACTGTATTAACATATACATGCAACAGTGGTTATCGACTGGATAACAGCCCAACAATTACATGTCAAGCTAGTGGACAATTTACTGCTTTAACTGCCGTTTGTACTAGAG TTATAAAATGCACCAACCCTCCTGCACTGATGAATGGACTATACAGCCCACAACAGAATTCATACAGTGTGAATGATGTTATCACGTACACTTGTAATAATGGGTACAAGATTAACAATAGTCCAACCATAACATGCCAAGCTAGTGGACAATTTACTGCACTTGCTGCCACTTGTACTAAAG tTTGTTCAACACCCCCTACACTGGCCAATGGAGATTTTACTGTGAAGAATAATGCAAACCAATATGATATCAACACTGTATTAACATATACATGCAACAGTGGTTATCGACTGGATAACAGTCCAACAGCAACATGTCAAGCTAGTGGAAAATTTACTGCTTTAACTGCTGTTTGTACAAAAG tttgttcAACACCACCTACACTGGCCAATGGAGATTTTACTGTGAAGAATAATGCAAACCAATATGATATCAACACTGTATTAACATATACATGCAACAGTGGTTATCGATTGGATAACAGTGCAACAGTAACATGTCAAGCTAGTGGACAATTTACTGCTTTAACTGCTGTTTGTACAACAG TTTGTTTGATCCCACCCCCATTACCCAATGGAGCATATTCACCAACCAGAAACCCTGTAATTTTTAATGTGAATGAAATCATTACATATACTTGTAATGCTAATTTCAAATTGAAAGGAAGCAACACAGTAAGATGTGAAACAAACGGTCAATACACGACACTTGCTGCTACTTGTGCTTCAG ATGATAAATGTGGAGGTCCACCTTTACTCACTAATGGTGAATACAGTCCTGTGAAGACCCCACTTGAATACAACATTAATGAGAATGTAGTTTATACATGCAACAGTGGTTATCGCTTGGATAACTCAGACACCATAACATGCCAAGCTGCAAATCAATGGTCAACATTATCCGCAGTTTGCACAAAAG TTTGTCTCACCCCTCCCACGCTGACACATGGTTCATACACCCCTGTAAACAATCCACTTAAGTATGATATCAACACGGTACTAACATATACTTGTGGAAGTGGATTTCTTCTTGAAAACAGCGACAAAATAACTTGTACATCCACTGGACAATGGTCCGCACTAGCTGCAACATGCACAAGGG TTTGCACAGCACCTCCGGCGCTTGCTAATGGAGACTATTCTCCAAAAAACAACCCAGTTGTTTATCGCATTGGTGATACTGTAACTTACACTTGTGGTAGTGGATACACTCTCAGCAGCAGTGCTACAagcacctgtcaatcaactgGCCAATGGGTGGCTCCTACAGCTACTTGTGTTAAAG TTTGTTTGACGCCACCTTCATTAACAAATGGAGCATACATGCCCGTCACTGCAGAGTATGCCGTACATGCTGTAGTCACCTACACTTGCAACAATGGATATAAATTAGAGAACGTTAATTCTATATCCTGCCCTGCTAGTGGAACTTGGCCAGCATTGCCAACTACATGCACTAGAA TTTGTTCAACACCACCTACACTGGCCAATGGAGATTTTACTGTGAAGAATAATGCAAACCAATATGATATCAACACTGTATTAACATATACATGCAACGGTGGTTATCGACTAGATAACAGTCCAACAATTACATGTCAAGCTAGTGGAAAATTTACTGCACTTGCGGCTACTTGTACTAAAG TCTGTTCAACACCACCTACACTGGCCAATGGAGATTTTACTGTGAAGAATAATGCAAACCAATATGATATCAACACTGTATTAACATATACATGCAACAGTGGTTATCGACTGGAAAAGAGTCCATCAATAACATGTCAAGCTAGTGGAAAATTTACTTCACTTGGAGCAGTTTGCACTAAAG tttGTACAACCCCACCTACACTGGCCAATGGAGATTTTACTGTGAAGAATAATGCAAACCAATATGATATCAACACTGTATTAACATATACatgcaacagtggttataGACTGGATAACAGTCCAACAGCAACATGTCAAGCTAGTGgacaatttacaaaattaactgCTGTATGTACTAAAG TCTGTTCAACACCACCTACACTTACCAATGGAGATTTTACTGTGAAGAATAAAGCAAACCAATATGATATCAACACTGTATTAACATATACATGCAACGGTGGTTATCGACTAGATAAGAGTCCAACAATAACATGTCAAGCTAGTGGAAAATTTACTTCACTTGGAGCAGTTTGTACACGTG TTTGTACAACCCCACCTACACTGGCCAATGGAGATTTTACTGTGAAGAATAATGCAAACCAATATGATATCAACACTGTATTAACATATACATGCAACAGTGGTTATCGACTGGAAAAGAGTCCAACAGTAACATGTCAAGCTAGTGGAAAATTTACTTCACTTGCAGCTGTTTGTACAACag TATGTTCAACGCCACCTACATTAGCCAATGGACGTTTTACTGTGAAGAATAATGCAAACCAATATGATATCAACACTGTATTAACATATACATGCAACAGTGGTTATCGATTGGATAACAGTGCAACAATAACATGTCAAGCTAGTGGCCAATTTACTTCGCTTGCAGCTACTTGTACTAAag TTTGTACAACACCACCTACACTGGCCAATGGAGATTTTACTGTGAAGAATAATGCAAACCAATATGATATCAACACTGTATTAACATATACATGCAACAGTGGTTATCGATTGGATAACAGTGCAACAGTAACATGTCAAGCTAGTGGACAATTTACTGCATTAGCAGCTACTTGTACAAAAG TTTGTACAACACCACCTACACTGGCCAATGGAGATTTTACTGTGAAGAATAATGCAAACCAATATGATATCAACACTGTATTAACATATACATGCAACAGTGGTTATCGACTGGATAACAGTGCAACAGTAACATGTCAAGCTAGTGGACAATTTACTTCACTTGCAGCTACTTGTACTAAAG TTTGTTCAACACCACCTACACTGGCCAATGGAGATTTTACTGTGAAGAATAATGCAAACCAATATGATATCAACACTGTATTAACATATACATGCAACAGTGGTTATCGACTGGATAACAGTGCAACAGTAACATGTCAAGCTAGTGGACAATTTTCTTCACTTGCAGCTACTTGTACtaaag TTTGTTCAACACCACCTACACTGGCCAATGGAGATTTTACTGTGAAGAATAATGCAAATCAATATGATATCAACACTATATTAACATATACATGCAACAGTGGTTATCGACTGGATAACAGTGCAACAGTAACATGTCAAGCTAGTGGTCAATTTACTTCACTTGCAGCTACTTGTACGAAAG TTTGTCTTGCACCTCCTGTCCTGAGTAATGGAGAGTTTACTCCGATTAACAATCCTGCATATTATAACATTAACTCgcaagttacatatacatgCAACAGTGGTTATCGACTAGATAACAGTCCAACAATAACATGTCAAGCTAGTGGACAATTTACTGCTCTTGCTGCAACTTGTACTAAAG TATGCTTGGCACCACCCACTTTGACAAATGGACAGTTCAGTCCTGTGAATACACCAGCTCAATATGATATCAATGCTGTGCTAACCTACACATGCAACGCCGGGTATAAACTGGAAAACTCACCCACCATAACATGCCAAAGCACTGGGCAGTTCACTGCACTATCAGCTACTTGTACAAGAG TATGTACAACACCACCTACACTGGCCAATGGAGATTTTACTGTGAAGGCAAACCAATATGATATTAACACTGTATTGACATATACATGCAACAGTGGTTATCGACTGGATAACAGTGCAACAGCAACATGTCAAGCTAGTGGACAATTTACAACATTAACTGCTGTTTGCACAAAAG TCTGTTCAACACCACCTGCACTGACCAATGGAGATTTTACTGTGAAGAATAATGCAAACCAATATGATATTAACACTGTATTAACATATACATGCAACAGTGGTTATCGACTGGATAACAGTGCAACAGTAACATGTCAAGCTAGTGGGCAATTTACTACATTAACTGCTGTTTGTACCAAag TTTGTTCAACACCACCTACACTGGCCAATGGAGATTTTACTGTGAAGAATAATGCAAACCAATATGATATCAACACTGTATTAACATATACATGCAACAGTGGTTATCGACTGGATAACAGTGCAACAGTAACATGCCAAGCTAGTGGACAATTTACTTCGCTTGCAGCTGTTTGTACTAAAG TTTGTTCAACACCACCTACACTGGCCAATGGAGATTTTACTGTGAAGAATAATGCAAACCAATATGATATCAACACTGTATTAACATATACATGCAACAGTGGTTATCGACTGGATAACAGTGCCACAATTACATGTCAAGCTAGTGGACAATTTACTTCGTTGGCAGCTACTTGTACCAGAG TATGTTCAACACCACCCACACTGGCCAATGGAGATTTTACTGTGAAGGCAAACCAATATGATATTAACACTGTATTAACATATACATGCAACAGTGGTTATCGACTGGATAACAGTGCAACAGTAACATGTCAAGCTAGTGGACAATTTACTTCACTTGCAGCTACTTGTACTAAAG TTTGTTCAACACCACCTACACTGGCCAATGGAGATTTTACTGTGAAGAATAATGCAAACCAATATGATATCAACACTGTATTAACATATACATGCAACAGTGGTTATCGACTGGATAACAGTGCAACAGTAACATGTCAAGCTAGTGGACAATTTACCTCGCTTGCAGCTACTTGTACTAAAG tttgtacAACACCACCTACACTGGCCAATGGAGATTTTACTGTAAAGAATAATGCAAACCAATATGATATCAACACTGTATTAACATATACATGCAACAGTGGTTATCGACTGGATAACAGTGCAACAGTAACATGTCAAGCTAGTGGACAATTTACTTCACTTGCAGCTACTTGTACCAGAG TTTGTTTAACACCACCTACACTGGCCAATGGAGATTTTACTGTGAAGAATAATGCAAACCAATATGATATCAACACTGTATTAACATATACATGCAACAGTGGTTATCGACTGGATAACAGTGCAACAGTAACATGTCAAGCTAGTGGGCAATTTACTGCTTTAACTGCTGTTTGTACAAgag TTTGTTCAACACCACCTACACTGGCCAATGGAGATTTTACTGTGAAGAATAATGCAAACCAATATGATATCAACACTGTATTAACATATACATGCAACAGTGGTTATCGACTGGATAACAGTGCAACAATAACATGTCAAGCTAGTGGACAATTTACTGCTTTTACTGCTGTCTGCACTAAAG TTTGTACAACACCACCTACACTGGCCAATGGGGATTTTACTGTGAAGAATAATGCAAACCAATATGATATCAACACTGTATTAACATATACATGCAACAGTGGTTATCGACTGGATAACAGTGCAACAGTAACATGTCAAGCTAGTGGACAATTTACTTCACTTGCAGCTGTTTGTACATTAA tttgtgGTGAACCACCTATACCAGCCAATGGAGTTTACGCTGTTGTTAAAACTCCCCCAATATTCAACATTGGAGACCAGATATCTTACTCATGTAACAACGGATTCATCTTGCAAGGCACAAGAGTAAATACATGCTTTGAACACTGGTTTGTTTGA